In the genome of Campylobacteraceae bacterium, one region contains:
- a CDS encoding putative hydro-lyase, whose protein sequence is MQAIQLREKIAKGEFNQSTAGFCQGNVQANMIILPKKYAKTFEEFAKKNAKAIPVLEIIKDSHYSTLLAKNANLLNELPSYNIFENGKIIKTVSDISDYYEKDFVFFLIGCSFTFENSLINSGIQLKHVSQEKNVSMYNTSIKLHGVGEFEGEMVVSMRPIKKDRVADACVITSHYPNMHGTPIHIGYPEMIGIKDINKPDYGDYIEIKEDEIPVFWPCGVTPENVLKKIKLPFAITHNPGHMFVSDKKDSDYYV, encoded by the coding sequence ATGCAAGCAATACAATTAAGAGAGAAAATTGCAAAAGGCGAATTTAATCAATCAACGGCTGGTTTTTGTCAAGGGAATGTACAAGCTAATATGATTATTTTACCAAAAAAATATGCAAAAACATTTGAAGAATTTGCAAAAAAAAATGCAAAAGCAATTCCTGTACTTGAAATAATAAAAGATTCACATTATTCAACACTTTTAGCTAAAAATGCAAATTTACTGAATGAATTACCCTCATATAATATTTTTGAAAATGGAAAAATCATAAAAACAGTAAGTGATATTAGTGATTATTATGAAAAAGACTTCGTTTTTTTCTTAATTGGTTGCAGTTTCACTTTTGAAAATTCTTTAATAAACAGCGGTATTCAGTTAAAACATGTATCGCAAGAAAAAAATGTATCCATGTATAATACTTCTATTAAACTGCATGGGGTTGGTGAATTTGAAGGTGAAATGGTTGTTTCCATGAGACCTATAAAAAAAGATCGCGTAGCAGATGCTTGTGTAATTACAAGCCATTATCCCAATATGCACGGAACTCCTATACATATAGGATATCCAGAAATGATTGGAATCAAAGATATTAATAAACCAGATTATGGGGATTATATTGAGATAAAAGAAGATGAAATACCTGTATTTTGGCCTTGCGGAGTAACTCCTGAAAATGTACTTAAGAAAATAAAACTTCCTTTTGCAATAACACATAATCCAGGACATATGTTTGTTTCAGATAAAAAAGATTCTGATTATTATGTTTAA